In Erigeron canadensis isolate Cc75 chromosome 1, C_canadensis_v1, whole genome shotgun sequence, a single window of DNA contains:
- the LOC122600478 gene encoding probable serine/threonine-protein kinase At1g54610 isoform X2 yields MGCVCGKPSAIEDSRESPRDRYGNKTTSELRVPRITSSRREEAYRLKPLSDTNDGGAMLINKRVNGSARLPGENLERKKDKAEYIVATNHPAMGNIPRATEGEQVAAGWPPWLAVVAGEAIKGWVPRRADSFEKLDKIGQGTYSNVYRARDLDQGKIVALKKVRFDNLEPESVRFMAREIHILRKLDHPNVIKLEGLVTSRMSCSLYLVFEYMEHDLAGLASHPSLKFTESQVKCYIRQLLHGLDHCHSRGILHRDIKGSNLLVDNNGILKIADFGLASFFDPRQNQPLTSRVVTLWYRPPELLLGATYYGTAVDLWSTGCIVAELYAGKPIMPGRTEVEQLHKIFKLCGSPSEDYWRKSKLPHATIFKPQQPYKRVVAETFKEFPAPALALMETLLSIDPADRGSAASALKSEFFSTKPFPCDPSSLPKYPPSKEFDAKLRDEEARRQAAAGGKVHRPDAERRGTRESRAVPAPEANAELVSSLQKRQGQSYSRSEKFNPQHEESASGFPIDPPRPSQAMEEDKTNNLHKRASHSGPLVQRAAWSKAGKKTESNGADLSAMSGLVAARKSMLYEDQRDRDKSGTSQQLPRLISRFPGSLKEASSNAAGQPDDDGRANNKDPINLGYGSKASKIHYSGPLLAPSGKVDQMLKDHDRQIQEAVRRARDKTKVRKVQAENTLYSGR; encoded by the exons ATGGGTTGTGTTTGTGGCAAGCCATCTGCTATTGAGGATAGCAGAGAGAGTCCAAGGGATAGATATGGTAATAAAACTACCTCAGAATTGCGGGTGCCTCGGATTACATCATCAAGAAGAGAAGAAGCCTACAGATTGAAACCCTTGTCAGATACTAACGATGGTGGGGCAATGCTGATTAATAAACGTGTTAATGGCTCGGCTAGACTGCCCGGAGAGAATTTAGAGAGGAAAAAAGACAAAGCAGAGTACATTGTTGCAACAAACCATCCTGCCATGGGGAATATTCCAAGAGCGACCGAAGGAGAGCAGGTGGCAGCTGGTTGGCCACCATGGCTAGCGGTGGTTGCTGGTGAAGCTATCAAAGGATGGGTACCCAGAAGAGCGGATTCTTTTGAGAAATTGGACAAG ATCGGACAAGGTACATATAGTAATGTTTATCGGGCTCGAGATCTTGATCAAGGAAAGATTGTCGCTCTAAAGAAAGTAAGGTTTGACAATCTGGAGCCAGAGAGTGTGCGGTTTATGGCCCGAGAAATTCACATTCTACGAAAGCTTGATCATCCAAATGTTATAAAGCTAGAAGGTCTCGTGACGTCTCGAATGTCGTGCAGTTTGTATCTTGTTTTTGAATACATGGAACATGATCTAGCAGGGCTTGCTTCTCACCCAAGTCTTAAATTCACAGAATCACAG GTTAAATGCTACATAAGGCAACTCTTGCATGGACTTGATCATTGTCACAGCCGTGGTATTCTTCATCGAGATATAAAAGGTTCAAACCTTTTAGTCGATAATAATGGCATTTTGAAGATAGCAGATTTTGGACTCGCAAGTTTTTTTGATCCTCGTCAAAATCAACCATTGACTAGTCGCGTTGTAACGTTATGGTATAGGCCTCCTGAACTTTTACTTGGTGCAACTTATTATGGCACCGCTGTGGATTTATGGAGTACTGGTTGCATAGTTGCTGAATTATATGCTGGCAAACCTATAATGCCTGGTAGAACAGAG GTGGAACAGCTGCACAAAATTTTCAAGCTTTGTGGCTCTCCATCTGAGGATTATTGGAGAAAATCAAAATTGCCACATGCCACCATTTTTAAACCCCAACAACCTTATAAAAGAGTGGTCGCAGAAACCTTTAAGGAATTCCCGGCACCGGCATTAGCTCTTATGGAGACTCTTCTTTCTATAGATCCTGCTGATCGTGGGTCCGCGGCTTCAGCCTTGAAGAGTGAG TTTTTTAGCACAAAACCGTTCCCTTGTGATCCTTCAAGCTTACCAAAGTATCCTCCAAGTAAGGAGTTTGATGCTAAATTACGGGATGAAGAAGCTAGGAG ACAAGCTGCAGCCGGAGGCAAGGTTCACAGACCCGATGCTGAAAGAAGAGGCACAAGGGAGTCTCGAGCCGTTCCCGCACCCGAAGCTAATGCTGAACTCGTGTCCTCTTTGCAG AAAAGGCAAGGGCAGTCATATTCTCGCAGTGAAAAGTTCAACCCCCAGCATGAAGAATCGGCTTCAGGATTTCCAATCGATCCACCAAGACCTTCTCAAGCTATGGAGGAAGACAAAACCAACAATTTGCACAAACGAGCTTCACATTCCGGCCCATTGGTTCAACGAGCTGCCTGGTCAAAGGCTGGGAAAAAGACTGAGTCAAACGGGGCTGATTTGTCAGCAATGTCAGGCTTAGTAGCTGCTAGAAAGAGTATGTTATATGAAGATCAAAGGGACAGAGACAAATCTGGAACTTCACAACAACTTCCAAGACTAATAAGCCGATTTCCTGGCTCCCTTAAAGAGGCATCCTCAAATGCTGCAGGACAGCCTGATGATGATGGAAGAGCAAATAATAAAGATCCGATAAAT CTCGGGTATGGCTCAAAGGCCAGCAAGATCCACTACTCGGGCCCACTACTAGCTCCATCAGGAAAAGTAGATCAAATGCTGAAAGACCATGACCGCCAAATTCAAGAAGCTGTAAGGCGAGCACGAGACAAGACCAAAGTGAGAAAAGTTCAGGCTGAGAATACATTGTATTCTGGTCGATGA
- the LOC122584873 gene encoding lysM domain-containing GPI-anchored protein 2-like — MDYPLLVPNGTYTFTANNCVKCQCNGANNWILECEPANIILPVGKQQTCPPTQCAGTSFDLGNTTLDSNCNLSRCAYAGYDDRRIFTALTQESTCPAGNGNNSSPSGNGSAALRWSFLLVVSFVSLHLLSW; from the exons ATGGACTACCCTTTGCTCGTTCCAAATGGCACTTACACCTTTACTGCAAACAATTGTGTCAAATGCCAGTGCAATGGTGCTAACAACTGGAT ATTGGAATGTGAGCCAGCAAATATTATTTTGCCAGTAGGGAAGCAGCAAACTTGTCCTCCTACACAATGTGCAGGCACTTCTTTTGATTTGGGTAACACCACTTTAGATTCAAATTGTAACCTGTCAAGATGTGCATATGCTGGTTATGATGATAGGAGGATCTTTACTGCTCTCACCCAAGAGTCTACTTGTCCAG CTGGAAATGGCAATAACAGCAGCCCATCAGGAAATGGTTCGGCAGCTTTGAGATGGAGCTTTCTTCTTGTTGTGTCTTTCGTTTCTCTTCATCTTCTGAGTTGGTAA
- the LOC122584435 gene encoding RNA polymerase I termination factor-like, with amino-acid sequence MGKTSKDSDAMPAKMEKSSIKNKTKTNDLQHVGDKLEINGDFLTEKGNKFRGKKKKSETIEGRDEDQYDKGNLLNDGGLSKKDKKRRKRDFPEKAQIKENEQGQDDGPAVERDGDQQVVKIKISDGNGPGMSPDNCQGDMYGKRGKKKKKRTDTRNRDTEMIGIMTEESTFKTQGTEDHHDKSNSVNEDAGEDQYDKDNLVNDGDLQKDNEDAGEDQYDRDSLVNYGDLLKKDKKKRKRDSSEQAQVKDNRQGQVDEATVEKDCDPKPQEKAISDGDGAKISKEHCQEIILEKADKKKQKKKKKKMTDCQSSGTEMNEIVAEESTLKTGSEVSKGIKNNSVEHNSEKQIVKGKGNKVNKETTTPIKNNKEEPNAKGKSKKVSFSGHVEVFPSSDTRTETETETDGLLRAARFTPEEDKIIKEAVHNFIAANNLGDNGIEMVLDSNKHGLKKCWQDIATCIPYRPYRAVYCRGRNLLASSKTRGWTPEEIEQLMELHKKYGKDWKKIGLELGRHRIHVKDAWRRHKFENKKTGAWSQEEYQNLFDLVNLDLQMKINGEKKSKHGMLRDNIPWSAISDKLLTRSNPICCRKWYDQLQSSLVVEEKWSETDDYKMIGALYELDAACVEDVDWDNLLEHRPGDICRKRWEQMVKHIGHKGSKPFAEQVDTLAQRYCPDLADIREAWDKKPLVP; translated from the coding sequence AGAGATGAAGATCAATATGATAAGGGTAATTTGTTAAATGATGGTGGTTTATCGAAAAAGGATAAGAAGAGGAGGAAAAGAGACTTTCCTGAAAAGGCACAAATCAAAGAAAATGAACAGGGCCAAGATGATGGACCTGCTGTAGAGAGAGATGGTGATCAACAagtggttaaaataaaaatcagtGATGGGAATGGACCTGGAATGTCTCCGGATAATTGCCAAGGAGATATGTACGGGAAAAGGggtaagaaaaagaagaagagaacaGACACTCGAAATCGAGATACTGAAATGATTGGGATTATGACTGAGGAATCAACTTTCAAGACACAAGGTACAGAAGATCATCATGACAAGAGTAATTCAGTTAATGAAGATGCAGGTGAAGATCAATATGATAAGGATAATTTGGTAAATGATGGTGATTTACAGAAGGATAATGAAGATGCAGGTGAAGATCAATATGATAGGGATAGTTTGGTAAATTATGGTGATCTACTGAAGAAGGATAAGAAGAAGAGGAAAAGAGATTCTTCTGAACAGGCACAAGTTAAAGATAACCGACAGGGTCAAGTTGATGAAGCTACTGTAGAGAAAGATTGCGACCCAAAGCCGCAAGAAAAAGCAATCAGTGATGGGGATGGAGCTAAAATATCCAAAGAGCATTGCCAAGAAATTATCTTGGAGAAAGCCGAtaagaaaaagcaaaagaagaagaagaagaagatgactGACTGTCAAAGTTCAGGTACTGAAATGAACGAGATTGTGGCCGAGGAATCAACTCTCAAGACAGGTTCGGAAGTCAGCAAAGGTATAAAGAACAATTCTGTTGAACACAATTCCGAGAAACAAATAGTCAAAGGTAAAGGTAATAAAGTAAACAAGGAGACAACCACGCCTATAAAGAACAACAAGGAGGAACCCAATGCAAAAGGAAAATCCAAGAAAGTTAGCTTCTCGGGTCATGTAGAGGTCTTCCCATCATCAGACACTCGAACAGAAACAGAAACAGAAACAGATGGTCTGCTTCGGGCTGCTAGATTTACTCCAGAGGAAGACAAGATTATAAAAGAAGCCGTTCATAATTTTATAGCAGCTAATAACTTGGGAGACAACGGTATAGAGATGGTCCTGGATAGTAACAAACACGGATTGAAAAAATGTTGGCAAGATATTGCAACTTGCATACCGTACCGTCCCTATAGAGCTGTCTACTGCCGAGGCCGTAATTTGTTAGCAAGTAGCAAAACCCGTGGATGGACACCCGAAGAGATTGAACAGTTGATGGAACTTCATAAAAAATATGGTAAGGACTGGAAGAAGATAGGGCTAGAACTCGGGAGACATAGGATTCATGTCAAGGATGCGTGGCGAAGACATAAGTTCGAGAATAAAAAGACAGGAGCATGGAGTCAAGAAGAGTACCAGAATTTATTTGACCTCGTTAACTTGGATTTGCAAATGAAAATTAATGGCGAGAAAAAGTCAAAGCACGGGATGCTGAGAGATAATATTCCCTGGTCTGCAATTAGCGATAAATTATTAACCAGGTCAAATCCAATATGTTGCAGAAAGTGGTATGATCAGTTGCAATCATCTTTGGTGGTTGAAGAGAAATGGAGTGAAACTGATGACTATAAGATGATTGGTGCACTTTATGAACTTGATGCTGCTTGTGTGGAAGATGTAGATTGGGATAATCTTCTCGAGCATAGGCCAGGTGATATATGTAGAAAAAGATGGGAACAAATGGTTAAACACATAGGCCATAAGGGGAGCAAGCCATTCGCTGAACAGGTTGACACCTTGGCTCAACGTTACTGCCCAGATTTAGCTGACATCAGAGAGGCTTGGGATAAGAAACCTCTTGTTCCATGA
- the LOC122602451 gene encoding uncharacterized protein LOC122602451: MYHRARTGVRTPVGNTELFSVDMGLHQGSALSPYLFMLILDKLSRGLKEEIPWCMIFADDIALIARSIEELNQRLEKWRKALEDHGLCEIRQNGDVVISIGGRILRPKESFRYLGSVIDKSGGIDEDVTHRIQAGWMKWIAATGVMCDKRIPLKLKGKFYRVAIRPAMLYGSKCWAMMKTQAARVEVAEMRMLRWTCGKTLVDRIPTGVFRAELEVGTIINKLREGRLTWFGHVRRRDETAPLRRAESIHVDGIRRGGRPKMRWEDRLAKDLIELGLSEDMTSDRTAWRTRIRVE; this comes from the exons ATGTACCATAGGGCGAGGACCGGTGTTCGAACCCCTGTGGGGAACACGGAACTTTTCTCGGTAGATATGGGCCTACACCAGGGTTCGGCGCTTAGCCCATACCTTTTCATGTTGATCCTAGACAAACTGTCCAGGGGCCTAAAGGAGGAAATACCGTGGTGTATGATTTTTGCCGATGACATTGCGCTAATAGCGAGATCGATAGAGGAACTAAACCAGAGGCTAGAGAAATGGAGAAAAGCCCTTGAAGACCATGGTTTGTGC GAGATAAGACAAAATGGAGATGTGGTTATTAGCATTGGGGGCCGCATATTGCGTCCGAAGGAGTCTTTTAGATACCTGGGATCAGTGATAGACAAATCGGGTGGGATAGACGAAGACGTGACACATCGAATCCAAGCCGGATGGATGAAGTGGATAGCAGCTACGGGAGTCATGTGCGACAAGAGGATTCCGCTAAAGCTGAAAGGGAAGTTCTATAGAGTGGCTATTAGACCGGCTATGCTATACGGGTCCAAATGTTGGGCGATGATGAAAACCCAAGCGGCTCGAGTAGAGGTGGCTGAGATGAGGATGTTAAGGTGGACTTGCGGGAAGACCTTAGTAGACAGGATCCCGACGGGAGTTTTTAGAGCAgaacttgaagtagggaccatcattaacaagctaaggGAAGGGCGCTTGACATGGTTTGGCCATGTTAGGAGAAGGGATGAAACTGCACCACTAAGGAGAGCGGAGTCTATTCACGTGGACGGCATACGAAGAGGGGGACGACCaaagatgaggtgggaggatCGATTAGCGAAGGATCTAATTGAACTTGgcctgtcggaggacatgacgtcAGATAGGACGGCatggagaactaggattagagtagaaTAG
- the LOC122600478 gene encoding probable serine/threonine-protein kinase At1g54610 isoform X1 — MGCVCGKPSAIEDSRESPRDRYGNKTTSELRVPRITSSRREEAYRLKPLSDTNDGGAMLINKRVNGSARLPGENLERKKDKAEYIVATNHPAMGNIPRATEGEQVAAGWPPWLAVVAGEAIKGWVPRRADSFEKLDKIGQGTYSNVYRARDLDQGKIVALKKVRFDNLEPESVRFMAREIHILRKLDHPNVIKLEGLVTSRMSCSLYLVFEYMEHDLAGLASHPSLKFTESQVKCYIRQLLHGLDHCHSRGILHRDIKGSNLLVDNNGILKIADFGLASFFDPRQNQPLTSRVVTLWYRPPELLLGATYYGTAVDLWSTGCIVAELYAGKPIMPGRTEVEQLHKIFKLCGSPSEDYWRKSKLPHATIFKPQQPYKRVVAETFKEFPAPALALMETLLSIDPADRGSAASALKSEFFSTKPFPCDPSSLPKYPPSKEFDAKLRDEEARRQAAAGGKVHRPDAERRGTRESRAVPAPEANAELVSSLQLMQKRQGQSYSRSEKFNPQHEESASGFPIDPPRPSQAMEEDKTNNLHKRASHSGPLVQRAAWSKAGKKTESNGADLSAMSGLVAARKSMLYEDQRDRDKSGTSQQLPRLISRFPGSLKEASSNAAGQPDDDGRANNKDPINLGYGSKASKIHYSGPLLAPSGKVDQMLKDHDRQIQEAVRRARDKTKVRKVQAENTLYSGR, encoded by the exons ATGGGTTGTGTTTGTGGCAAGCCATCTGCTATTGAGGATAGCAGAGAGAGTCCAAGGGATAGATATGGTAATAAAACTACCTCAGAATTGCGGGTGCCTCGGATTACATCATCAAGAAGAGAAGAAGCCTACAGATTGAAACCCTTGTCAGATACTAACGATGGTGGGGCAATGCTGATTAATAAACGTGTTAATGGCTCGGCTAGACTGCCCGGAGAGAATTTAGAGAGGAAAAAAGACAAAGCAGAGTACATTGTTGCAACAAACCATCCTGCCATGGGGAATATTCCAAGAGCGACCGAAGGAGAGCAGGTGGCAGCTGGTTGGCCACCATGGCTAGCGGTGGTTGCTGGTGAAGCTATCAAAGGATGGGTACCCAGAAGAGCGGATTCTTTTGAGAAATTGGACAAG ATCGGACAAGGTACATATAGTAATGTTTATCGGGCTCGAGATCTTGATCAAGGAAAGATTGTCGCTCTAAAGAAAGTAAGGTTTGACAATCTGGAGCCAGAGAGTGTGCGGTTTATGGCCCGAGAAATTCACATTCTACGAAAGCTTGATCATCCAAATGTTATAAAGCTAGAAGGTCTCGTGACGTCTCGAATGTCGTGCAGTTTGTATCTTGTTTTTGAATACATGGAACATGATCTAGCAGGGCTTGCTTCTCACCCAAGTCTTAAATTCACAGAATCACAG GTTAAATGCTACATAAGGCAACTCTTGCATGGACTTGATCATTGTCACAGCCGTGGTATTCTTCATCGAGATATAAAAGGTTCAAACCTTTTAGTCGATAATAATGGCATTTTGAAGATAGCAGATTTTGGACTCGCAAGTTTTTTTGATCCTCGTCAAAATCAACCATTGACTAGTCGCGTTGTAACGTTATGGTATAGGCCTCCTGAACTTTTACTTGGTGCAACTTATTATGGCACCGCTGTGGATTTATGGAGTACTGGTTGCATAGTTGCTGAATTATATGCTGGCAAACCTATAATGCCTGGTAGAACAGAG GTGGAACAGCTGCACAAAATTTTCAAGCTTTGTGGCTCTCCATCTGAGGATTATTGGAGAAAATCAAAATTGCCACATGCCACCATTTTTAAACCCCAACAACCTTATAAAAGAGTGGTCGCAGAAACCTTTAAGGAATTCCCGGCACCGGCATTAGCTCTTATGGAGACTCTTCTTTCTATAGATCCTGCTGATCGTGGGTCCGCGGCTTCAGCCTTGAAGAGTGAG TTTTTTAGCACAAAACCGTTCCCTTGTGATCCTTCAAGCTTACCAAAGTATCCTCCAAGTAAGGAGTTTGATGCTAAATTACGGGATGAAGAAGCTAGGAG ACAAGCTGCAGCCGGAGGCAAGGTTCACAGACCCGATGCTGAAAGAAGAGGCACAAGGGAGTCTCGAGCCGTTCCCGCACCCGAAGCTAATGCTGAACTCGTGTCCTCTTTGCAG ttAATGCAGAAAAGGCAAGGGCAGTCATATTCTCGCAGTGAAAAGTTCAACCCCCAGCATGAAGAATCGGCTTCAGGATTTCCAATCGATCCACCAAGACCTTCTCAAGCTATGGAGGAAGACAAAACCAACAATTTGCACAAACGAGCTTCACATTCCGGCCCATTGGTTCAACGAGCTGCCTGGTCAAAGGCTGGGAAAAAGACTGAGTCAAACGGGGCTGATTTGTCAGCAATGTCAGGCTTAGTAGCTGCTAGAAAGAGTATGTTATATGAAGATCAAAGGGACAGAGACAAATCTGGAACTTCACAACAACTTCCAAGACTAATAAGCCGATTTCCTGGCTCCCTTAAAGAGGCATCCTCAAATGCTGCAGGACAGCCTGATGATGATGGAAGAGCAAATAATAAAGATCCGATAAAT CTCGGGTATGGCTCAAAGGCCAGCAAGATCCACTACTCGGGCCCACTACTAGCTCCATCAGGAAAAGTAGATCAAATGCTGAAAGACCATGACCGCCAAATTCAAGAAGCTGTAAGGCGAGCACGAGACAAGACCAAAGTGAGAAAAGTTCAGGCTGAGAATACATTGTATTCTGGTCGATGA